From one Musa acuminata AAA Group cultivar baxijiao chromosome BXJ2-6, Cavendish_Baxijiao_AAA, whole genome shotgun sequence genomic stretch:
- the LOC103988365 gene encoding uncharacterized protein LOC103988365 encodes MPRTSALECPGCPPLRALTTDVLGLVKVVEAHGKTGIPKVVETWGQPDASSCVLAASYSDRKTDPLLAVARKNGLVECLNPINGEALGITKIDQPLSLDGSLNDDRVVGLHLFKTKGIDVPSRSVSLLTCLEKGNACLRSIPVSDAPENSTTASHITWNVCSSGKIICSSVDKSENYALFGGKGIELNMWDLGKCSKIWSAKSPPSNRLGIFSPTWFTAATFLSEDDHRKVVAGTNNHQVRLYDTSAQRRPVISVDFRDSPIKAVCEDLDGYTVYVGNGSGDLASFDMRTGKLMGCFIGKCSGSIRSIARHPEFPVIASCGLDSYLRVWDAKTRQLLSAVFLKQHLTNVVIDSHFSDEGSEGNTYDQQANLQVWDDTETVDNDELPISSGEKASKRKRVGKVKKKRKTIDQYDDETSGAHVLSQAESEVNSVLPPLKQEKSSDEHSKRLKQKKSKKFLP; translated from the exons ATGCCACGGACAAGTGCATTGGAGTGCCCTGGATGCCCACCTTTGAGAGCCTTGACGACTGACGTGCTCGGTCTTGTAAAAG TTGTTGAAGCTCATGGAAAGACTGGAATTCCAAAGGTGGTAGAAACATGGGGGCAGCCAGATGCTTCATCTTGTGTTCTTGCTGCTTCTTATTCTGATCGCAAAACTGATCCG CTTTTGGCTGTTGCTCGCAAGAATGGTTTG GTTGAGTGTCTAAATCCTATTAATGGAGAGGCTTTGGGCATCACTAAGATCGATCAACCCTTATCACTGGATGGCTCTCTTAATGATGATCGTGTTGTTGGATTGCATCTCTTCAAAACTAAAGGAATTGATGTTCCATCAAG GTCAGTTTCATTACTTACCTGTCTGGAAAAGGGTAATGCTTGCTTGAGGTCCATTCCCGTCAGTGATGCGCCAGAAAACTCAACTACTGCTTCTCATATTACATGGAATGTATGCTCTTCTGGTAAAATAATATGTTCTTCAGTGGATAAAAGTGAGAATTATGCCTTATTTGGAGG GAAGGGCATTGAATTGAACATGTGGGATCTTGGAAAATGCAGTAAGATCTGGAGTGCAAAATCT CCTCCTTCTAATAGACTTGGTATATTCTCTCCAACTTGGTTTACTGCTGCAACTTTTCTGAGTGAAGATGACCATAGAAAAGTTGTGGCTGGCACGAACAATCATCAG GTTCGTCTTTATGATACTTCAGCACAGAGGAGACCTGTAATTTCAGTCGACTTTAGAGATTCTCCAATTAAAGCAGTTTGTGAAGATCTAGATGGCTATACAGTCTATGTAGGCAATGGTTCTGGGGATCTTGCTTCATTTGATATGAGAACAG GAAAATTGATGGGATGCTTTATTGGTAAGTGCTCTGGAAGCATCAGATCTATAGCGAGACATCCAGAATTTCCTGTGATAGCATCTTGTG GATTGGACAGCTATTTGCGTGTGTGGGATGCAAAGACGAGACAACTTCTATCTGCG gttttccTCAAGCAACATCTAACAAATGTGGTGATCGATTCACATTTCTCAGACGAAG GTTCCGAAGGCAATACTTATGATCAACAAGCTAATCTACAAGTATGGGATGATACTGAAACTGTAGATAATGATGAATTGCCAATCTCTAGCGGTGAGAAAGCATCTAAAAGGAAGAGAGTTGGCAAAgtcaagaagaaaaggaagactaTCGACCAATACGATGATGAAACAAGTGGAGCCCATGTATTAAGTCAAGCTGAATCTGAAGTCAATAGTGTCTTGCCTCCTctcaaacaggaaaaatcatcagATGAGCACAGCAAGAGGCTCAAGCAGAAAAAGAGCAAGAAGTTTTTGCCATGA